Sequence from the Aspergillus nidulans FGSC A4 chromosome III genome:
GTAGTTCTCCCGGGGATGCGAATCCTGTCGCATGAAATTCTATGCAAATGGGATTCTGTGCAAACCCTTGAAAAGTACAATGAGGACCTACCGAGTATGGTAACTATAGTGCTTGATTATCCGCCTAGCCTCTTTCATTGCAACCTAACCTATAGTCTTTTCGAAGGCGACATTCAGcaggatatatatttaataaCTGAGTCACGGTGTGAATCGACAACGTGGGTGAAGACGGTCTCCCCTGAACATATATATCAGTACTTAAAATGCTATCGCGTACGCTTGAATGCCTCTAAGCACTAAACATGCGCTCACTGCAGGGAAAGGCTGGGCTATAACCTTAACTCCTTGTGAATGGCATGCCTTGCCGCCTGGCTATGTCACGTGCTTGCTCTCGCGCTGCCGAGCCTCGGGGCGGTGAGACGCACTAAAGCGAAGCACCGCCCGTATTCTGCCGCCTCGGCGCATGCGGTGTCACTGACCCAAGGTGAGACACAGAACCATCCTCGTTCAATTCTGCTTCAATTGCAATTTATCCACGCTCAAACCAACTCAGAAACGGTCGCAGGACCTGTCCCGACAAGTATTCCATCAATTGACCCCGTTCACTTTGTTTCAGCGTCAGACAAAAGCCACTCAACAGATCAAAACCTCAGCTGCGCGCCGCGACAGCCAATCCTCTCACAATGCGCACCCACGACGACTTCATGCGCGATGTCGACACAACGGCCAACCCGCTCCATAACGACACAGCCGAAGAAGATACGCGTCGCAAAAAAACCCGCATCGTTCATCCCTCTACACAAATTTGCCGTGATTGGATGATCGTTTCCGGGAACGTGCACTACGCACGCGACAAGGCCTCTTTCGTTCCCTCATCCTACACGCCGATCTCAGCAATGTTAAAATCCAACATCTTCAGCCCCCACGACGAGATGCTCGTCGCGGGTATAGGAGATGTCCATCTCACAGTCCCTCGGGGGATCAACGACCCCAATGTCCATACTCTGGTTCTTGAGAATGTCCTGCATATACCCGAGGCGCTGTGTAATGGCTTCAACCCATTATTAATCGGAAGTAGCATGAGTTGCCATGCAGAGTACTGGGAGGGGTGTGATAGATGGGGAAATGGAATGTGGTATGGGACCCGGTTTTGCGGGGTCGGCAGATTAGTGCTTGCCCCTGGGGATGGGCAAGCCGAATCGGATTTGATTGAGGGACGAGAGTATACGTTGAGTTTATATGTCAGTccggaagagaagagaatgattATAGAGCAGGCGCAACGGTTACGGTCGCAGGAACAGACGAATGGACAAGCCCTTGGCATGGACGGGATGCAGATGTGAGCCTTGCAGGATTGAAGCGTGGGTTGATCGTAAGTTATGCCTCATGATGTATgatattttttttctcctgTATTATAGATGGATCTAGGGCTGGTTATTTGAATACTTAGCTAGGATTGGAAGCCAGATTTGAAGGCTAAAAAACCTTATCTGGAACTGTCTGATTATTGCCAATTTTTCCCCGATGAGCATATTTCCTTGGATGTTGTCTTGTGTTTACAAATTAAACGACGCATAATTTACTGTGCATTTGACCGACGCGATCATGAACCGACTAGTTGAGCAGAGTCTCCGTTGACATCCATGAATATACCTCAATTGACCTATTCTACTCTGCATTCGGCTTCCGTTATAGAACCAGAGGCTAAGAAGGTATATTCATTTACAGgccggctggcccaattggcaaggcgtctgactacgaatcaggagattgcaggttCGAGCCCTGCGTCGGTCATGTCTTTTTTCTACTCACTTTTTCCCCCCTCTCCTCAGAATACccaaattttttttttgtcgCGGTGGAGTAAAGCGGAATCCGGCGGAGTCGGAGAAGGTGgagggtttggtttggtttggttttcgtttcgtttcgttttattatttaacgtcactcggcggatcacgtggcccacgtgatctgcggcctcccagggggcatctggacgtgctacctaaacagaactgcctaggaactagctagatacaggtttgaagcagcaactatggacaatatatgttggaaatgagcggaagaagcatccggcgctaccctggccaggtcttcgagggcagatgcccgttttgactacctatagattggggggaggggccgtaccctttgtccaggtagatgtgtggactgtcgcactttcaagcgctccggcgggcccagttcgggcatatgtccttgaaaaaggatgattcttgcacgatgcggctgaattcctcagccccggcagctgtacttaagagccagtctattgtttttgacgggccatcctttatacatctccatctatccttccagcgttttctggtatatgggcaaaagaagaagtgtactggggtctttgccttgccgcaggtgcagctctccaggtagtctgtgtGGTCAAaacgctggtggtatgccgtaaagtctccgtggcctgtacgagcggcgacgagtcggccaagtacccaccggggcagcttgtgctcgcgggagcggctttcttttgtatggggtctgatattcagggctttgtaggtttcaggcgccttattagcatatgctgtatatgtctctgtacggagccactgttttgcctcccgtcgtaggtatgctggggagggggggatgtcggggctgtatatagaagaccctagcttagcgagcttgtctgccagctcattcccagcaattccagagtggcctggaatccagcggacctgaaggggcttccgttgcatggttaggattgaagggctttccatccactgggcggctagttggctaaaggtctctgacagaccatgtctgtgaggggttggcctatagcttgctagcagggaggctgcagctaggttatctaggaggataactagctgggtggagtagccaacgcatggttgtcccagggctgcgcgtaggccttccacagcacccatgatttctgcatcatagacttctgtcctggggcccgcgggaccatgtcccttggacacgaggatagggccaaagtagattgcatagccataccctgccccctggctggtccgtgAGCCATCTGAGTACACTGAAATctgtaaaggggcagggctgtagcctttgttgtctgttgggagcatgcataatggagggagaggcagctctattatagcgcgctctggcagggggctgaggaggagctgtaggatccttttaagcctggttttgggcctgcccgcggtagtctctgcggctatttgggcaattgggtgtttagtatcaaggctcatgtatctcactgctgccctccggaggatgctgttgagtagagcttctgggtctggtaggtctgcttcgcggaggagtgctgcagtaggggtggtcttgtaggctgggataatagccagggctgctgtgcggaagagagaaagcagggagttaactacccctttttgtcgtttgcctgtatagaagacttctgccccgtacagagctgtt
This genomic interval carries:
- a CDS encoding uncharacterized protein (transcript_id=CADANIAT00006397), whose amino-acid sequence is MRTHDDFMRDVDTTANPLHNDTAEEDTRRKKTRIVHPSTQICRDWMIVSGNVHYARDKASFVPSSYTPISAMLKSNIFSPHDEMLVAGIGDVHLTVPRGINDPNVHTLVLENVLHIPEALCNGFNPLLIGSSMSCHAEYWEGCDRWGNGMWYGTRFCGVGRLVLAPGDGQAESDLIEGREYTLSLYVSPEEKRMIIEQAQRLRSQEQTNGQALGMDGMQMIGSQI